The following DNA comes from Skermanella rosea.
GGACCCGGAGTTCGTCGCCCTCAATGGCGACGGTGCCAGCCTCGACAGCCTCGGCCAAGGCGGCAAGTCCAGCGGCCAGGCCCGCTTCCAGACGCTGAAGATATTTCTCTGCGCTGTCCGGCAGGTTGAGGTCACGGATGAAGCGCGCCCGGTCGCGCTGCCAGAGTTTCAGGGGGATCAGCTTGTCCTCGGGAGCCCGATGGGACAGGCTGTGATCGACCGAGACCGACCGGTTTCGAACCGCCCGCTTCAGGGCCATCACGGTTGCCGCGCGAAAGCAACCGAGTGCGGCCACCCGATCCGGCTGATTGATCAGACCCTGCCAGGACGGACCGAACGGCTGGGAGATCCCGCCTGGCAAGGTGGTGGCGGACGACGCGGCGACAGAATCGAGCGTCGCAAGAGCGGCGGCGAGCCGGTGGTCGGCGGGGATCACGAATTCCGCCGCACGCGCCGTCTTGAGGAGCCGGGCCAGCTGCTGGGACTTGCGCCCCAGTTCCTGGCGCACGGCGTCGACCTGGGTCGCCGCGCGCTCCGGTTCGAAGGGCGCGATCAGGCCGCGCAGCCGCGACCGCAATTCGGCGACCTCGAGCGTTTCGTCACCCGCCAGCCCCGCGAGATCGCCGAGCAGTTGACGGAACCGTCGCAATCGGCTCGCCCGCGCTTCCGCGGCGCGTTCCCGAGCGTCGCGCCACAGCGCTGCGATCCGGTGATCGAGAAGCGTCAGGCTTGCGTCCGTCACACGCAGCAGGGTGAGGCGCAGGAAGCAGGCGACCTCGATTGTTCGATGCGGGTCCTTGATCCGCGCCAACGCCGCGGGCTTGCGCGACATCAGCCGTTTGGCGAAATGCTCCAGCCCTGCGAGCGGCAGATCGGGGAGGACGAGCCGGTTCGCGGCCAATTCCTTGAGGAAACCGACTTTCTCGATCTGCTCCTCGAGGCCTTTGGCGCCCTTGCTCGACGGCACGGCACCCAGCCATTCGACGTGGCCGATCTCACCGCCCTCGACGGGCGCGAGCAGCCGCGACACCCAGGTCTCGCGCTCGGCCGCCGGTACCGCCGCAGCGATGGTCTTGAACAGAGCCTGCTCGTGGTGCCGCCGCGCGGCGATCACCTGCCGCCGGATGTCCCGCTCACGGAGCAGGAGATAATGATGCTCGACCAGCCAGATGCGGGCCCGTGCCATCAGGTCGTCATGGTCGAACACCACTGCCGCTTCCCGGCGAAGATAGGCCACGAGCCCGCGCCCGGCATGAGGGGTGAGCACGGTACGTCCGAGCAGCCGGAGCGCTGCTTCATGATGCTCGAACAAGGTCCGGGGGCGCCGGCGATAGAACGCCCGGACCGAGGCGATCCGCGGCGGCACGCAATGGAGGTGCCGGCCGAGATGATCGAGGATCCCCGAGGGAATGAGCTCAACGGAGTTGAGGGTACGGCCGGTCATCTTGAGGAAGCCGACCTGGAGGGCGAGCGCCAGCCGGTTCAAGGGTCCCCGGCGCTCTCGAACCGAAGCCAGCTCGCCCTCGTCGAGAGTGAAGAAATGCTCGATCTCGAGCGCCGACAGCGTCGCGGGAAACCTGTCCTCACCGAGATATCGATGTTCCCACCGACTCATCGGACCCTTCTTCATCGGGCTGGCGACAGGATCCGGAATCGCTGCGTCCCCCTGATCAGAGTGTCACCGCCGGCCAGACGACTGTCGTCGATATTGCCATTCCCGATGATTCACAAACGATCGTCTGCGCAGCGGAAACCCGGGACAAGCAGAAACAAGGGCTTGTGCTGTGCGGAATCCTGTTGCCAAATCGCAGTCAAAGGCAACAGGATTTTGCGACACCTGCCATGCTGCTTGGCTATGCCCGCGTGTCGAAGGCCGACGATCAGGACACCGCCGCCCAGGTCAGTGCCCTGAAGGCGGCCGGCTGCACGCGCGTCTACGAGGAGACAGCCTCCGGCGGCCGGTGGAATCGGCCCGAGTTACATCGCCTCCTCGACCATTTGCGCGACGGCGATGCTCTCGTCGTCTGGAAACTCGACCGCCTGTCACGCTCGCTCAAGGATCTGCTGCATATCCTGGAGAAGATCGACGCGGCGGGTGCCACCTTCCGCTCCTTGACAGAAGCGGTCGACACCACCGGTCCGGCCGGACGCATGATGATGCAGATGCTTGGGTCCTTCGCCGAGTTCGAGCGTGCCATGGTCCGGGAGCGAACCCGCGCCGGTCTGAGGGCGGCCCGCGAGCGCGGCCGAAAGGGCGGACGGCGTCCGAAGCTCCTGGCACACCAAAAGACCGAGATTCTCGGGATGCTCGCCGCCGGTCGCACCGGAGCCGATGTCGCCCGCCTCTTCCGGGTCCATCGAGCCACCATCAGCCGGATTGCCTCCGCGGCACGGGGCACTCCACCGGACGCAAAATCCGATCCCTGAGCCACTGCGCCGAATTCTCAGCGATGGAATGGCCGCCCCGGGGCCTCACGATCAAATGAAAAAGCTGAATCTCTCATGATATCATAGGGTTACACGAACAGGTCTGGCGCAACCCATTGAAATCTAACGCTTTCCAGATCGGCACTTTTGGCACGCAGGTTACGGAAAGGCCGAACTGGTCGATGAATTCGGCGTCCATCACTGCCCCCCGCTGCGGCGTGCGCCGCGCTCCAGCGCCTCGCGCTGCGCGTCGGAGAGCGATCCCCAGGGATCGACGATCCGCCCAGG
Coding sequences within:
- a CDS encoding Tn3 family transposase, producing the protein MKKGPMSRWEHRYLGEDRFPATLSALEIEHFFTLDEGELASVRERRGPLNRLALALQVGFLKMTGRTLNSVELIPSGILDHLGRHLHCVPPRIASVRAFYRRRPRTLFEHHEAALRLLGRTVLTPHAGRGLVAYLRREAAVVFDHDDLMARARIWLVEHHYLLLRERDIRRQVIAARRHHEQALFKTIAAAVPAAERETWVSRLLAPVEGGEIGHVEWLGAVPSSKGAKGLEEQIEKVGFLKELAANRLVLPDLPLAGLEHFAKRLMSRKPAALARIKDPHRTIEVACFLRLTLLRVTDASLTLLDHRIAALWRDARERAAEARASRLRRFRQLLGDLAGLAGDETLEVAELRSRLRGLIAPFEPERAATQVDAVRQELGRKSQQLARLLKTARAAEFVIPADHRLAAALATLDSVAASSATTLPGGISQPFGPSWQGLINQPDRVAALGCFRAATVMALKRAVRNRSVSVDHSLSHRAPEDKLIPLKLWQRDRARFIRDLNLPDSAEKYLQRLEAGLAAGLAALAEAVEAGTVAIEGDELRVPRRKPQPKDPRVETARRVLGRAVGDAQLPEVLIEIDGLTRFSWVLLGRPARSEQELVTLYASLLGLGSDLSRAELVRMVPSVAADSLAQMVVRIEAEGRFRAANDAVLRFMRQHHIATLWGRGLFASADMMSLEATRYLWSARLDPRRRTYAVGIYAHVLDQWGILYDQPIVLNRRQAGAAIEGALRQRQVDQLKRVAVDTHGFTHFAMTLAKVVQFDLCPRLAGLKKRRLYLPKGLTVPEILRPIVAETVSRRAISRGWDGLLRLGASVKHGWYPATEALDRFGSAAAGDPVYEAGDALGKLLRTLYLCDYLSNPVFRTEILDLLNQGEAVHSLQRAIHNGMIPAKHGRTTEQLGAISGALTLLANIVMAWNTHRLQAAIDLAPGDHADDVLSRLAPIGHKHINMRGILTFDLTRYGSSLLRQTPQAAQDRSSSEKS
- a CDS encoding recombinase family protein: MLLGYARVSKADDQDTAAQVSALKAAGCTRVYEETASGGRWNRPELHRLLDHLRDGDALVVWKLDRLSRSLKDLLHILEKIDAAGATFRSLTEAVDTTGPAGRMMMQMLGSFAEFERAMVRERTRAGLRAARERGRKGGRRPKLLAHQKTEILGMLAAGRTGADVARLFRVHRATISRIASAARGTPPDAKSDP